From a region of the Gossypium raimondii isolate GPD5lz chromosome 10, ASM2569854v1, whole genome shotgun sequence genome:
- the LOC105775882 gene encoding uncharacterized protein LOC105775882 — protein MAIDIKTMATTVAVFGVLSLLFGVIAENKKPAFGNPEIQTSPLRVICNYPSDPTVVLGFLSIASLTTSVVLGYYSVFYPYNSTSVPYYVFFRSIPFFVFFLITMGLSMLGEGMLTWVTITELLHLTNNVHKDMKTTCPTAKTGLFGGAAFMALNASLFWLICLMLAGDVRKDYFVEQGDSKAQVFITDDDDDDDKKQQSHNEEVMY, from the exons ATGGCGATAGACATAAAAACAATGGCCACTACCGTTGCAGTATTTGGGGTCTTATCTCTCTTATTTGGTGTAATTGCTGAGAACAAAAAG CCGGCATTTGGAAATCCAGAAATTCAGACATCACCCCTTCGAGTAATTTGCAACTATCCATCGGATCCCACTGTTGTTCTTGGTTTCTTATCCATTGCATCACTCACTACTTCAGTTGTGCTGGGATATTACTCTGTGTTTTATCCTTACAATTCCACATCTGTTCCTTATTATGTCTTCTTCCGATCCATCCCTTTCTTCGTCTTTTTCCTCATCACCAT GGGACTGTCGATGTTGGGAGAAGGGATGTTAACATGGGTAACCATCACAGAGCTCCTTCATTTAACTAACAACGTTCATAAAGACATGAAGACCACATGTCCCACCGCCAAGACCGGTTTGTTCGGCGGCGCCGCTTTCATGGCCCTCAATGCTTCGCTTTTCTGGTTGATATGTCTCATGCTCGCCGGTGATGTACGAAAAGACTACTTTGTAGAACAAGGCGACAGTAAAGCTCAGGTTTTCATAACagacgacgacgacgacgacgacAAGAA
- the LOC105776672 gene encoding YTH domain-containing protein ECT4 isoform X2 encodes MAATSDRTPEEQRADPESVKEQPLSTKNEMSVSPNSSHDTAPIGHPRDSTGQSGSSGDRNVYSPTIYAPQAQSFYYRGYDNAAGEWDEYPPYVNADGLELGSMGVYNDNPSLVFHPGYGYNPQMPYGPYSPVTTPLPSVGGDAQLYSPQQFPFSGPPYYQQLVPPSMPYISSPTTVSQPELTTLVSIDQQGDNMLFGPRPSYNTPLGSFGRGSFPGNHGNLGFNDSQQGFDGLRSGGLWSDWSKPSDRQRSLTPISPAVSPQPFGPIGQNVPMASQQQRLFYQLGSGVTSYNRGFMQSDLNQDPRFGSASIPNSGANSRGWLSLDSNRRRGRGSGVPLCGCNGALDILSEQNRGPRASKPKNQITAEHSSSIDDSKNNKSLSKIHDESYNRPDFSTDYKNAKFFIIKSYSEDNVHKSIKYGVWASTPNGNKKLDAAYREAKENQDPCPVFLFFSVNASAQFCGVAEMVGPVDFDKSVDYWQQDKWSGQFPVKWHFIKDVPNSQFRHIILENNDNKPVTNSRDTQEVRLEQGIEMLNIFKSFETDTSILDDFDFYEDRQKAMQERKARQQASLMSVGVVGETEHRNTVSLSNDFMKQMSKSFAQVVCLDDGNKDGTAIERTSSASDGSKVARVKLEDAMTAAVSSGQAS; translated from the exons ATGGCGGCAACGTCAGATCGTACCCCTg AAGAGCAACGTGCTGATCCTGAAAGCGTGAAGGAGCAG CCACTTTCAACAAAAAATGAGATGTCTGTTTCTCCTAACTCCTCCCATGATACTGCCCCAATAGGTCATCCGAGGGATAGCACTGGTCAATCTGGTTCAAGTGGAGATCGTAATGTCTACTCACCTACAATATATGCCCCTCAGGCACAGTCTTTCTACTACAGAG GGTATGACAATGCCGCTGGTGAATGGGATGAGTATCCACCATATGTAAATGCTGATGGACTAGAACTTGGATCTATG GGTGTCTACAATGACAATCCATCGCTAGTCTTCCACCCTGGATATGGTTACAATCCGCAAATGCCATATGGACCATATTCCCCAGTCACTACACCTTTGCCTTCTGTAGGTGGTGATGCACAGTTGTACTCTCCTCAGCAATTCCCATTCTCCGGGCCACCATATTATCAGCAGTTAGTTCCTCCAAGTATGCCTTATATTAGTTCACCTACTACAGTTTCACAACCAGAGCTAACCACCTTAGTTAGCATTGACCAACAAGGTGATAACATGCTTTTTGGACCAAGGCCCAGTTATAACACTCCATTGGGTTCTTTCGGTAGAGGCAGTTTCCCCGGAAATCATGGTAACCTAGGATTTAATGATTCACAGCAAGGTTTTGATGGATTGAGGTCTGGAGGACTTTGGTCAGATTGGTCTAAGCCTTCTGACAGACAGAGATCTTTGACTCCCATATCTCCAGCAGTATCTCCCCAGCCATTTGGGCCAATTGGGCAGAATGTTCCAATG GCATCTCAGCAGCAAAGGTTATTTTATCAGTTAGGATCCGGTGTGACCTCCTATAACAGAGGTTTCATGCAAAGTGACCTCAACCAAGATCCCCGTTTTGGAAGTGCATCAATTCCTAATTCGGGTGCAAACAGTAGGGGCTGGCTATCACTTGATAGTAACAGACGGCGTGGAAGGGGCAGTGGTGTCCCCCTATGTGGGTGTAACGGTGCTCTTGATATCCTTAGTGAGCAAAACCGAGGACCAAGGGCCTCAAAACCCAAGAATCAAATCACAGCTGAACATAGTTCTTCCATTGATGATAGTAAAAACAACAAATCTTTATCCAAGATCCATGATGAGTCATACAACAGGCCAGATTTCTCAACTGATTACAAGAATGCTAAGTTCTTTATAATCAAGTCATACAGTGAAGATAATGTTcacaaaagtataaaatatggtGTGTGGGCTAGCACACCTAATGGTAACAAAAAGTTGGATGCTGCATATCGTGAGGCCAAGGAGAACCAAGATCCTTGCCCtgtctttctcttcttttcg GTAAATGCTAGCGCTCAGTTCTGTGGGGTTGCTGAAATGGTTGGACCTGTTGATTTTGACAAGAGTGTTGATTACTGGCAGCAAGATAAATGGAGCGGGCAGTTCCCTGTTAAATGGCATTTTATCAAAGATGTTCCAAACAGTCAGTTCCGTCACATCATACTggaaaataatgataataagcCAGTAACTAACAGTAGAGACACTCAGGAG GTGAGACTGGAGCAAGGAATTGAGATGTTGAACAtctttaaaagttttgaaactGATACATCAATCCTGGATGATTTTGACTTCTACGAGGACAGGCAGAAAGCAATGCAGGAGCGTAAGGCTAGACAACAAGCTAGTCTCATGTCTGTCGGGGTTGTAGGAGAAACTGAGCATAGAAATACAGTCTCTCTATCCAACGACTTCATGAAGCAGATGTCAAAGAGCTTTGCTCAAGTTGTGTGCTTGGATGATGGCAATAAAGATGGCACCGCCATTGAGAGAACAAGTTCTGCTTCTGATGGTTCGAAAGTTGCAAGGGTTAAACTTGAAGATGCTATGACGGCAGCTGTCTCTTCTGGTCAGGCAAGTTAA
- the LOC105776672 gene encoding YTH domain-containing protein ECT4 isoform X1, with the protein MAATSDRTPEEQRADPESVKEQVTPLSTKNEMSVSPNSSHDTAPIGHPRDSTGQSGSSGDRNVYSPTIYAPQAQSFYYRGYDNAAGEWDEYPPYVNADGLELGSMGVYNDNPSLVFHPGYGYNPQMPYGPYSPVTTPLPSVGGDAQLYSPQQFPFSGPPYYQQLVPPSMPYISSPTTVSQPELTTLVSIDQQGDNMLFGPRPSYNTPLGSFGRGSFPGNHGNLGFNDSQQGFDGLRSGGLWSDWSKPSDRQRSLTPISPAVSPQPFGPIGQNVPMASQQQRLFYQLGSGVTSYNRGFMQSDLNQDPRFGSASIPNSGANSRGWLSLDSNRRRGRGSGVPLCGCNGALDILSEQNRGPRASKPKNQITAEHSSSIDDSKNNKSLSKIHDESYNRPDFSTDYKNAKFFIIKSYSEDNVHKSIKYGVWASTPNGNKKLDAAYREAKENQDPCPVFLFFSVNASAQFCGVAEMVGPVDFDKSVDYWQQDKWSGQFPVKWHFIKDVPNSQFRHIILENNDNKPVTNSRDTQEVRLEQGIEMLNIFKSFETDTSILDDFDFYEDRQKAMQERKARQQASLMSVGVVGETEHRNTVSLSNDFMKQMSKSFAQVVCLDDGNKDGTAIERTSSASDGSKVARVKLEDAMTAAVSSGQAS; encoded by the exons ATGGCGGCAACGTCAGATCGTACCCCTg AAGAGCAACGTGCTGATCCTGAAAGCGTGAAGGAGCAGGTAACT CCACTTTCAACAAAAAATGAGATGTCTGTTTCTCCTAACTCCTCCCATGATACTGCCCCAATAGGTCATCCGAGGGATAGCACTGGTCAATCTGGTTCAAGTGGAGATCGTAATGTCTACTCACCTACAATATATGCCCCTCAGGCACAGTCTTTCTACTACAGAG GGTATGACAATGCCGCTGGTGAATGGGATGAGTATCCACCATATGTAAATGCTGATGGACTAGAACTTGGATCTATG GGTGTCTACAATGACAATCCATCGCTAGTCTTCCACCCTGGATATGGTTACAATCCGCAAATGCCATATGGACCATATTCCCCAGTCACTACACCTTTGCCTTCTGTAGGTGGTGATGCACAGTTGTACTCTCCTCAGCAATTCCCATTCTCCGGGCCACCATATTATCAGCAGTTAGTTCCTCCAAGTATGCCTTATATTAGTTCACCTACTACAGTTTCACAACCAGAGCTAACCACCTTAGTTAGCATTGACCAACAAGGTGATAACATGCTTTTTGGACCAAGGCCCAGTTATAACACTCCATTGGGTTCTTTCGGTAGAGGCAGTTTCCCCGGAAATCATGGTAACCTAGGATTTAATGATTCACAGCAAGGTTTTGATGGATTGAGGTCTGGAGGACTTTGGTCAGATTGGTCTAAGCCTTCTGACAGACAGAGATCTTTGACTCCCATATCTCCAGCAGTATCTCCCCAGCCATTTGGGCCAATTGGGCAGAATGTTCCAATG GCATCTCAGCAGCAAAGGTTATTTTATCAGTTAGGATCCGGTGTGACCTCCTATAACAGAGGTTTCATGCAAAGTGACCTCAACCAAGATCCCCGTTTTGGAAGTGCATCAATTCCTAATTCGGGTGCAAACAGTAGGGGCTGGCTATCACTTGATAGTAACAGACGGCGTGGAAGGGGCAGTGGTGTCCCCCTATGTGGGTGTAACGGTGCTCTTGATATCCTTAGTGAGCAAAACCGAGGACCAAGGGCCTCAAAACCCAAGAATCAAATCACAGCTGAACATAGTTCTTCCATTGATGATAGTAAAAACAACAAATCTTTATCCAAGATCCATGATGAGTCATACAACAGGCCAGATTTCTCAACTGATTACAAGAATGCTAAGTTCTTTATAATCAAGTCATACAGTGAAGATAATGTTcacaaaagtataaaatatggtGTGTGGGCTAGCACACCTAATGGTAACAAAAAGTTGGATGCTGCATATCGTGAGGCCAAGGAGAACCAAGATCCTTGCCCtgtctttctcttcttttcg GTAAATGCTAGCGCTCAGTTCTGTGGGGTTGCTGAAATGGTTGGACCTGTTGATTTTGACAAGAGTGTTGATTACTGGCAGCAAGATAAATGGAGCGGGCAGTTCCCTGTTAAATGGCATTTTATCAAAGATGTTCCAAACAGTCAGTTCCGTCACATCATACTggaaaataatgataataagcCAGTAACTAACAGTAGAGACACTCAGGAG GTGAGACTGGAGCAAGGAATTGAGATGTTGAACAtctttaaaagttttgaaactGATACATCAATCCTGGATGATTTTGACTTCTACGAGGACAGGCAGAAAGCAATGCAGGAGCGTAAGGCTAGACAACAAGCTAGTCTCATGTCTGTCGGGGTTGTAGGAGAAACTGAGCATAGAAATACAGTCTCTCTATCCAACGACTTCATGAAGCAGATGTCAAAGAGCTTTGCTCAAGTTGTGTGCTTGGATGATGGCAATAAAGATGGCACCGCCATTGAGAGAACAAGTTCTGCTTCTGATGGTTCGAAAGTTGCAAGGGTTAAACTTGAAGATGCTATGACGGCAGCTGTCTCTTCTGGTCAGGCAAGTTAA
- the LOC105776672 gene encoding YTH domain-containing protein ECT4 isoform X3 has product MDAEEQRADPESVKEQVTPLSTKNEMSVSPNSSHDTAPIGHPRDSTGQSGSSGDRNVYSPTIYAPQAQSFYYRGYDNAAGEWDEYPPYVNADGLELGSMGVYNDNPSLVFHPGYGYNPQMPYGPYSPVTTPLPSVGGDAQLYSPQQFPFSGPPYYQQLVPPSMPYISSPTTVSQPELTTLVSIDQQGDNMLFGPRPSYNTPLGSFGRGSFPGNHGNLGFNDSQQGFDGLRSGGLWSDWSKPSDRQRSLTPISPAVSPQPFGPIGQNVPMASQQQRLFYQLGSGVTSYNRGFMQSDLNQDPRFGSASIPNSGANSRGWLSLDSNRRRGRGSGVPLCGCNGALDILSEQNRGPRASKPKNQITAEHSSSIDDSKNNKSLSKIHDESYNRPDFSTDYKNAKFFIIKSYSEDNVHKSIKYGVWASTPNGNKKLDAAYREAKENQDPCPVFLFFSVNASAQFCGVAEMVGPVDFDKSVDYWQQDKWSGQFPVKWHFIKDVPNSQFRHIILENNDNKPVTNSRDTQEVRLEQGIEMLNIFKSFETDTSILDDFDFYEDRQKAMQERKARQQASLMSVGVVGETEHRNTVSLSNDFMKQMSKSFAQVVCLDDGNKDGTAIERTSSASDGSKVARVKLEDAMTAAVSSGQAS; this is encoded by the exons ATGGATGCAGAAGAGCAACGTGCTGATCCTGAAAGCGTGAAGGAGCAGGTAACT CCACTTTCAACAAAAAATGAGATGTCTGTTTCTCCTAACTCCTCCCATGATACTGCCCCAATAGGTCATCCGAGGGATAGCACTGGTCAATCTGGTTCAAGTGGAGATCGTAATGTCTACTCACCTACAATATATGCCCCTCAGGCACAGTCTTTCTACTACAGAG GGTATGACAATGCCGCTGGTGAATGGGATGAGTATCCACCATATGTAAATGCTGATGGACTAGAACTTGGATCTATG GGTGTCTACAATGACAATCCATCGCTAGTCTTCCACCCTGGATATGGTTACAATCCGCAAATGCCATATGGACCATATTCCCCAGTCACTACACCTTTGCCTTCTGTAGGTGGTGATGCACAGTTGTACTCTCCTCAGCAATTCCCATTCTCCGGGCCACCATATTATCAGCAGTTAGTTCCTCCAAGTATGCCTTATATTAGTTCACCTACTACAGTTTCACAACCAGAGCTAACCACCTTAGTTAGCATTGACCAACAAGGTGATAACATGCTTTTTGGACCAAGGCCCAGTTATAACACTCCATTGGGTTCTTTCGGTAGAGGCAGTTTCCCCGGAAATCATGGTAACCTAGGATTTAATGATTCACAGCAAGGTTTTGATGGATTGAGGTCTGGAGGACTTTGGTCAGATTGGTCTAAGCCTTCTGACAGACAGAGATCTTTGACTCCCATATCTCCAGCAGTATCTCCCCAGCCATTTGGGCCAATTGGGCAGAATGTTCCAATG GCATCTCAGCAGCAAAGGTTATTTTATCAGTTAGGATCCGGTGTGACCTCCTATAACAGAGGTTTCATGCAAAGTGACCTCAACCAAGATCCCCGTTTTGGAAGTGCATCAATTCCTAATTCGGGTGCAAACAGTAGGGGCTGGCTATCACTTGATAGTAACAGACGGCGTGGAAGGGGCAGTGGTGTCCCCCTATGTGGGTGTAACGGTGCTCTTGATATCCTTAGTGAGCAAAACCGAGGACCAAGGGCCTCAAAACCCAAGAATCAAATCACAGCTGAACATAGTTCTTCCATTGATGATAGTAAAAACAACAAATCTTTATCCAAGATCCATGATGAGTCATACAACAGGCCAGATTTCTCAACTGATTACAAGAATGCTAAGTTCTTTATAATCAAGTCATACAGTGAAGATAATGTTcacaaaagtataaaatatggtGTGTGGGCTAGCACACCTAATGGTAACAAAAAGTTGGATGCTGCATATCGTGAGGCCAAGGAGAACCAAGATCCTTGCCCtgtctttctcttcttttcg GTAAATGCTAGCGCTCAGTTCTGTGGGGTTGCTGAAATGGTTGGACCTGTTGATTTTGACAAGAGTGTTGATTACTGGCAGCAAGATAAATGGAGCGGGCAGTTCCCTGTTAAATGGCATTTTATCAAAGATGTTCCAAACAGTCAGTTCCGTCACATCATACTggaaaataatgataataagcCAGTAACTAACAGTAGAGACACTCAGGAG GTGAGACTGGAGCAAGGAATTGAGATGTTGAACAtctttaaaagttttgaaactGATACATCAATCCTGGATGATTTTGACTTCTACGAGGACAGGCAGAAAGCAATGCAGGAGCGTAAGGCTAGACAACAAGCTAGTCTCATGTCTGTCGGGGTTGTAGGAGAAACTGAGCATAGAAATACAGTCTCTCTATCCAACGACTTCATGAAGCAGATGTCAAAGAGCTTTGCTCAAGTTGTGTGCTTGGATGATGGCAATAAAGATGGCACCGCCATTGAGAGAACAAGTTCTGCTTCTGATGGTTCGAAAGTTGCAAGGGTTAAACTTGAAGATGCTATGACGGCAGCTGTCTCTTCTGGTCAGGCAAGTTAA
- the LOC105776672 gene encoding YTH domain-containing protein ECT4 isoform X4, which yields MSVSPNSSHDTAPIGHPRDSTGQSGSSGDRNVYSPTIYAPQAQSFYYRGYDNAAGEWDEYPPYVNADGLELGSMGVYNDNPSLVFHPGYGYNPQMPYGPYSPVTTPLPSVGGDAQLYSPQQFPFSGPPYYQQLVPPSMPYISSPTTVSQPELTTLVSIDQQGDNMLFGPRPSYNTPLGSFGRGSFPGNHGNLGFNDSQQGFDGLRSGGLWSDWSKPSDRQRSLTPISPAVSPQPFGPIGQNVPMASQQQRLFYQLGSGVTSYNRGFMQSDLNQDPRFGSASIPNSGANSRGWLSLDSNRRRGRGSGVPLCGCNGALDILSEQNRGPRASKPKNQITAEHSSSIDDSKNNKSLSKIHDESYNRPDFSTDYKNAKFFIIKSYSEDNVHKSIKYGVWASTPNGNKKLDAAYREAKENQDPCPVFLFFSVNASAQFCGVAEMVGPVDFDKSVDYWQQDKWSGQFPVKWHFIKDVPNSQFRHIILENNDNKPVTNSRDTQEVRLEQGIEMLNIFKSFETDTSILDDFDFYEDRQKAMQERKARQQASLMSVGVVGETEHRNTVSLSNDFMKQMSKSFAQVVCLDDGNKDGTAIERTSSASDGSKVARVKLEDAMTAAVSSGQAS from the exons ATGTCTGTTTCTCCTAACTCCTCCCATGATACTGCCCCAATAGGTCATCCGAGGGATAGCACTGGTCAATCTGGTTCAAGTGGAGATCGTAATGTCTACTCACCTACAATATATGCCCCTCAGGCACAGTCTTTCTACTACAGAG GGTATGACAATGCCGCTGGTGAATGGGATGAGTATCCACCATATGTAAATGCTGATGGACTAGAACTTGGATCTATG GGTGTCTACAATGACAATCCATCGCTAGTCTTCCACCCTGGATATGGTTACAATCCGCAAATGCCATATGGACCATATTCCCCAGTCACTACACCTTTGCCTTCTGTAGGTGGTGATGCACAGTTGTACTCTCCTCAGCAATTCCCATTCTCCGGGCCACCATATTATCAGCAGTTAGTTCCTCCAAGTATGCCTTATATTAGTTCACCTACTACAGTTTCACAACCAGAGCTAACCACCTTAGTTAGCATTGACCAACAAGGTGATAACATGCTTTTTGGACCAAGGCCCAGTTATAACACTCCATTGGGTTCTTTCGGTAGAGGCAGTTTCCCCGGAAATCATGGTAACCTAGGATTTAATGATTCACAGCAAGGTTTTGATGGATTGAGGTCTGGAGGACTTTGGTCAGATTGGTCTAAGCCTTCTGACAGACAGAGATCTTTGACTCCCATATCTCCAGCAGTATCTCCCCAGCCATTTGGGCCAATTGGGCAGAATGTTCCAATG GCATCTCAGCAGCAAAGGTTATTTTATCAGTTAGGATCCGGTGTGACCTCCTATAACAGAGGTTTCATGCAAAGTGACCTCAACCAAGATCCCCGTTTTGGAAGTGCATCAATTCCTAATTCGGGTGCAAACAGTAGGGGCTGGCTATCACTTGATAGTAACAGACGGCGTGGAAGGGGCAGTGGTGTCCCCCTATGTGGGTGTAACGGTGCTCTTGATATCCTTAGTGAGCAAAACCGAGGACCAAGGGCCTCAAAACCCAAGAATCAAATCACAGCTGAACATAGTTCTTCCATTGATGATAGTAAAAACAACAAATCTTTATCCAAGATCCATGATGAGTCATACAACAGGCCAGATTTCTCAACTGATTACAAGAATGCTAAGTTCTTTATAATCAAGTCATACAGTGAAGATAATGTTcacaaaagtataaaatatggtGTGTGGGCTAGCACACCTAATGGTAACAAAAAGTTGGATGCTGCATATCGTGAGGCCAAGGAGAACCAAGATCCTTGCCCtgtctttctcttcttttcg GTAAATGCTAGCGCTCAGTTCTGTGGGGTTGCTGAAATGGTTGGACCTGTTGATTTTGACAAGAGTGTTGATTACTGGCAGCAAGATAAATGGAGCGGGCAGTTCCCTGTTAAATGGCATTTTATCAAAGATGTTCCAAACAGTCAGTTCCGTCACATCATACTggaaaataatgataataagcCAGTAACTAACAGTAGAGACACTCAGGAG GTGAGACTGGAGCAAGGAATTGAGATGTTGAACAtctttaaaagttttgaaactGATACATCAATCCTGGATGATTTTGACTTCTACGAGGACAGGCAGAAAGCAATGCAGGAGCGTAAGGCTAGACAACAAGCTAGTCTCATGTCTGTCGGGGTTGTAGGAGAAACTGAGCATAGAAATACAGTCTCTCTATCCAACGACTTCATGAAGCAGATGTCAAAGAGCTTTGCTCAAGTTGTGTGCTTGGATGATGGCAATAAAGATGGCACCGCCATTGAGAGAACAAGTTCTGCTTCTGATGGTTCGAAAGTTGCAAGGGTTAAACTTGAAGATGCTATGACGGCAGCTGTCTCTTCTGGTCAGGCAAGTTAA
- the LOC105776672 gene encoding YTH domain-containing protein ECT4 isoform X5 gives MGVYNDNPSLVFHPGYGYNPQMPYGPYSPVTTPLPSVGGDAQLYSPQQFPFSGPPYYQQLVPPSMPYISSPTTVSQPELTTLVSIDQQGDNMLFGPRPSYNTPLGSFGRGSFPGNHGNLGFNDSQQGFDGLRSGGLWSDWSKPSDRQRSLTPISPAVSPQPFGPIGQNVPMASQQQRLFYQLGSGVTSYNRGFMQSDLNQDPRFGSASIPNSGANSRGWLSLDSNRRRGRGSGVPLCGCNGALDILSEQNRGPRASKPKNQITAEHSSSIDDSKNNKSLSKIHDESYNRPDFSTDYKNAKFFIIKSYSEDNVHKSIKYGVWASTPNGNKKLDAAYREAKENQDPCPVFLFFSVNASAQFCGVAEMVGPVDFDKSVDYWQQDKWSGQFPVKWHFIKDVPNSQFRHIILENNDNKPVTNSRDTQEVRLEQGIEMLNIFKSFETDTSILDDFDFYEDRQKAMQERKARQQASLMSVGVVGETEHRNTVSLSNDFMKQMSKSFAQVVCLDDGNKDGTAIERTSSASDGSKVARVKLEDAMTAAVSSGQAS, from the exons ATG GGTGTCTACAATGACAATCCATCGCTAGTCTTCCACCCTGGATATGGTTACAATCCGCAAATGCCATATGGACCATATTCCCCAGTCACTACACCTTTGCCTTCTGTAGGTGGTGATGCACAGTTGTACTCTCCTCAGCAATTCCCATTCTCCGGGCCACCATATTATCAGCAGTTAGTTCCTCCAAGTATGCCTTATATTAGTTCACCTACTACAGTTTCACAACCAGAGCTAACCACCTTAGTTAGCATTGACCAACAAGGTGATAACATGCTTTTTGGACCAAGGCCCAGTTATAACACTCCATTGGGTTCTTTCGGTAGAGGCAGTTTCCCCGGAAATCATGGTAACCTAGGATTTAATGATTCACAGCAAGGTTTTGATGGATTGAGGTCTGGAGGACTTTGGTCAGATTGGTCTAAGCCTTCTGACAGACAGAGATCTTTGACTCCCATATCTCCAGCAGTATCTCCCCAGCCATTTGGGCCAATTGGGCAGAATGTTCCAATG GCATCTCAGCAGCAAAGGTTATTTTATCAGTTAGGATCCGGTGTGACCTCCTATAACAGAGGTTTCATGCAAAGTGACCTCAACCAAGATCCCCGTTTTGGAAGTGCATCAATTCCTAATTCGGGTGCAAACAGTAGGGGCTGGCTATCACTTGATAGTAACAGACGGCGTGGAAGGGGCAGTGGTGTCCCCCTATGTGGGTGTAACGGTGCTCTTGATATCCTTAGTGAGCAAAACCGAGGACCAAGGGCCTCAAAACCCAAGAATCAAATCACAGCTGAACATAGTTCTTCCATTGATGATAGTAAAAACAACAAATCTTTATCCAAGATCCATGATGAGTCATACAACAGGCCAGATTTCTCAACTGATTACAAGAATGCTAAGTTCTTTATAATCAAGTCATACAGTGAAGATAATGTTcacaaaagtataaaatatggtGTGTGGGCTAGCACACCTAATGGTAACAAAAAGTTGGATGCTGCATATCGTGAGGCCAAGGAGAACCAAGATCCTTGCCCtgtctttctcttcttttcg GTAAATGCTAGCGCTCAGTTCTGTGGGGTTGCTGAAATGGTTGGACCTGTTGATTTTGACAAGAGTGTTGATTACTGGCAGCAAGATAAATGGAGCGGGCAGTTCCCTGTTAAATGGCATTTTATCAAAGATGTTCCAAACAGTCAGTTCCGTCACATCATACTggaaaataatgataataagcCAGTAACTAACAGTAGAGACACTCAGGAG GTGAGACTGGAGCAAGGAATTGAGATGTTGAACAtctttaaaagttttgaaactGATACATCAATCCTGGATGATTTTGACTTCTACGAGGACAGGCAGAAAGCAATGCAGGAGCGTAAGGCTAGACAACAAGCTAGTCTCATGTCTGTCGGGGTTGTAGGAGAAACTGAGCATAGAAATACAGTCTCTCTATCCAACGACTTCATGAAGCAGATGTCAAAGAGCTTTGCTCAAGTTGTGTGCTTGGATGATGGCAATAAAGATGGCACCGCCATTGAGAGAACAAGTTCTGCTTCTGATGGTTCGAAAGTTGCAAGGGTTAAACTTGAAGATGCTATGACGGCAGCTGTCTCTTCTGGTCAGGCAAGTTAA